In Gemmatimonadaceae bacterium, the following proteins share a genomic window:
- a CDS encoding glycosyltransferase family 2 protein yields MTTTPPVLSIVTTVYNSADTLESFYERMSKSAASITADFEIVIVDDGSPDDSLAMARGLAARDPRVVVVELSRNFGHHKALMTGLDFARGEICLFIDSDLEEPPELLPTFWTMLHQTDADVIYGYQVLRGGNVVRRLTGGIAFWLFKALIPYDVPRNLITLRLMRRSYVDSLLLHRERQTVIGGLWVITGYKQLGVPVEKEMRRRTTYGLRRRWSLLIDSITSFSEVPLIGIFYLGMIISLLAAAMGIWLLIRKAVSGVGVEGWVSVMLSVWFLGGLSIFCLGIIGIYLSKIFIETKQRPYTLVRAVYGGAADARTLGRRDDPRISVASDTGRR; encoded by the coding sequence ATGACGACTACTCCGCCCGTGCTCTCGATCGTCACGACCGTGTACAACTCGGCGGATACGCTCGAGAGCTTCTACGAGCGCATGTCGAAATCCGCGGCGAGCATCACCGCGGATTTCGAGATCGTGATCGTCGATGACGGATCGCCGGACGACTCGCTCGCCATGGCGCGCGGTCTCGCCGCCCGAGACCCGCGCGTTGTCGTCGTCGAGCTGTCGCGAAATTTCGGGCATCACAAAGCGCTCATGACGGGCCTGGACTTCGCGCGCGGAGAAATCTGTCTGTTCATCGACAGCGATCTCGAGGAACCGCCCGAGTTGCTGCCGACGTTCTGGACGATGCTGCACCAGACGGACGCCGACGTGATTTACGGCTATCAGGTACTGCGCGGCGGCAACGTCGTTCGTCGCCTGACCGGTGGAATCGCGTTCTGGCTGTTCAAGGCACTCATTCCGTACGACGTCCCGCGAAATCTCATCACGCTGCGCCTCATGCGGCGCTCGTACGTCGACTCGCTGCTGTTGCATCGCGAGCGGCAAACCGTGATTGGCGGCCTGTGGGTCATTACCGGGTACAAACAGCTAGGCGTTCCGGTCGAAAAGGAGATGCGACGCCGGACGACGTACGGCCTTCGGCGGCGTTGGAGTTTGCTCATCGACTCGATCACCTCGTTCAGCGAAGTCCCGCTCATCGGCATTTTCTATCTCGGCATGATCATCTCGCTGCTCGCCGCCGCGATGGGCATCTGGCTGCTGATCCGCAAAGCTGTGAGCGGCGTGGGTGTCGAAGGGTGGGTCTCGGTGATGCTGTCGGTGTGGTTCCTGGGCGGGCTTTCGATTTTTTGCCTCGGCATCATCGGCATCTATCTCTCGAAGATTTTCATCGAGACGAAGCAGCGCCCCTATACGCTCGTCCGCGCGGTTTACGGCGGCGCTGCTGACGCACGAACGTTGGGCCGTCGCGATGACCCTCGCATCTCGGTTGCATCGGACACCGGGCGGCGATGA
- a CDS encoding class I SAM-dependent methyltransferase, with product MQRTRDRFVGESDYYAERYASYYARPGATTYDAERYRVMAEWIGASIAISAPAKILDVGCGAGWAMDALRRVYPAATIEGIEPSIANAEAARSRGLSVRTGTLDEDLRSSTGDDGYDLVYSINVLQHVLDPVAFLRGIAERLHPRGRVVLILPDATRPTNEILWADHNFSFEPRHVAMVADRAGLAVVGWFGQPEHISILDKQLVVLARTDLAPSPELAKLRHPEDSFADREAYLREWSDVRARLRDATVGFRQVANFGASMWTFLLAGYAPEYWGRVDYCVVDGFAGTCLDKTVRPFAADTFSAEDCIVLGVHPRSQPALEQRLAPTGSRVIAWADCVPHDS from the coding sequence GTGCAGCGAACGCGCGACCGTTTCGTCGGCGAATCCGACTACTATGCAGAGCGCTATGCGTCGTATTACGCGCGACCCGGCGCGACCACGTACGATGCGGAGCGGTATCGCGTCATGGCTGAATGGATTGGAGCGTCCATCGCAATTTCGGCCCCGGCGAAAATCCTGGACGTCGGCTGCGGCGCGGGTTGGGCGATGGATGCTCTGCGCCGTGTCTATCCCGCCGCGACGATCGAGGGGATCGAACCGTCCATCGCGAACGCCGAAGCCGCGCGCAGCCGCGGGTTGTCTGTGCGCACCGGTACGCTCGACGAAGACCTTCGTTCGTCGACCGGCGATGACGGCTATGACCTCGTGTACTCGATCAACGTGCTGCAGCATGTTCTCGATCCGGTCGCGTTTCTCCGCGGGATCGCCGAGCGGCTCCATCCTCGCGGACGCGTTGTTCTCATCTTGCCCGACGCCACTCGTCCAACGAACGAAATCCTGTGGGCCGATCACAACTTCTCATTCGAGCCTCGGCATGTCGCCATGGTTGCCGACCGTGCCGGGCTGGCCGTGGTGGGGTGGTTCGGTCAACCGGAACACATCAGCATTCTCGACAAGCAACTCGTCGTCCTCGCTCGTACGGATCTCGCCCCGTCGCCGGAACTTGCCAAGCTGCGCCATCCTGAGGACTCGTTCGCGGACCGCGAGGCCTATCTGCGAGAGTGGAGTGACGTGCGCGCTCGGCTGCGAGACGCTACTGTCGGATTCCGACAGGTGGCGAATTTCGGCGCCAGCATGTGGACCTTTCTGCTGGCGGGCTACGCACCTGAATACTGGGGCCGAGTGGACTATTGTGTGGTCGACGGATTCGCGGGAACATGCCTGGACAAGACCGTGCGGCCGTTCGCGGCAGACACGTTCAGCGCCGAGGATTGTATCGTTCTGGGAGTACACCCGCGCTCGCAGCCGGCGCTGGAACAGCGACTGGCGCCGACCGGTTCCCGAGTGATCGCCTGGGCGGATTGCGTGCCGCACGACTCATGA
- a CDS encoding acetyltransferase, giving the protein MIFGAGQGARTATRYLHDDTDHEVVGYVVDAEFVGNGSLDGKPVVAVGDATSAFPPATVHAFVPLGSTNLNALRAEKYALLKTLGYRFISYVHSSVRAYPDFVCGENCFILDGQTVNYGVSIGANVVMWSGCHLGDGSRIEDDAFLASHVVLNGEVVIGRGSFLGSNCTISRGITLGAESFIGANALITADTAPGAVHIVQATPAAPMTSRKFVKLMRNRF; this is encoded by the coding sequence GTGATCTTCGGAGCCGGGCAGGGCGCCCGCACCGCGACGCGCTATTTGCACGACGACACGGATCACGAGGTCGTCGGCTACGTCGTCGACGCCGAGTTCGTCGGCAACGGTTCGCTCGACGGCAAGCCCGTGGTGGCGGTCGGCGACGCGACATCCGCGTTTCCGCCCGCCACTGTCCACGCTTTCGTTCCGCTCGGCTCGACCAACCTCAACGCCCTGCGCGCCGAGAAGTATGCTCTTCTCAAGACGCTGGGCTATCGGTTCATCAGCTACGTCCACTCATCCGTCCGCGCGTATCCCGATTTCGTCTGCGGCGAGAACTGCTTCATTCTCGATGGCCAAACCGTGAACTATGGCGTCTCGATCGGGGCGAACGTCGTGATGTGGAGCGGCTGTCATCTCGGCGACGGCAGCCGAATCGAGGACGACGCGTTCCTGGCGTCGCATGTCGTTCTCAACGGCGAGGTCGTCATCGGGCGTGGCTCGTTTCTCGGGAGCAATTGCACGATTTCGAGAGGCATCACGCTAGGCGCCGAGTCGTTCATCGGAGCAAACGCGCTGATCACCGCCGACACCGCGCCGGGTGCCGTGCACATCGTGCAAGCCACGCCGGCCGCGCCCATGACCAGCCGCAAGTTCGTCAAGTTAATGCGGAACCGTTTCTAG
- a CDS encoding SMR family transporter, whose translation MRSASISPPFTGYLYVLGCVLFTVYGQLILKWQVGRAGSLPVGFADKARYMIALVLMPWMLTSVIAAFLAFVCWAAAMTKLDLSYAYPFTSLSFVLVSVLSVAVFRETVPPTRVLGLALIVVGIIIGSRA comes from the coding sequence ATGCGTTCCGCATCGATCTCTCCTCCGTTCACGGGCTATCTCTACGTCCTCGGCTGCGTGCTCTTCACCGTGTACGGCCAGCTGATTCTGAAATGGCAAGTCGGCCGCGCCGGTTCGCTGCCCGTCGGCTTCGCCGACAAGGCGCGCTACATGATCGCGCTGGTGCTCATGCCGTGGATGTTGACGAGCGTCATCGCGGCGTTTCTCGCGTTCGTGTGTTGGGCTGCGGCCATGACGAAGCTCGATCTCTCCTACGCGTACCCGTTCACCAGCCTGTCCTTCGTGCTCGTGAGCGTGCTCAGCGTCGCGGTGTTTCGCGAGACCGTGCCGCCCACCCGCGTTCTGGGATTGGCGCTGATCGTCGTCGGCATCATCATCGGTAGCCGCGCGTGA
- a CDS encoding DUF6798 domain-containing protein, translating into MTDAAVLDRKEAVAADQPPLSRYGILPLALVAVVFALAFQQSPLYTLNQNAAFLRGLAKGGLGFLSADWEVQRQEALPSFTWLVTATYRAHFENAFYLYYLPLLAIYAYALSELVRRLVGLRRYSAPHLLFLATFLALHCSLAFELASPFGRASRLLHPEGPLLAGLGGMYALGSYFQPSCFGVLLFLSMLCFVENRPMIAAAVAALTATIHPTFGLSAAFLIATYSAIILLRDRNLARALWVGVCGAVLMLPIAVYVLNTFGPSSKELWAQATYILAFVRIPHHARPAVWFGYKAAAQCLVMVGAVWLLRRDVRGLLLAIPLGLSLCLTAMAAIVDKPWFSLMFPWRITAFLLPLSTCVILAWLAAWLASRLQRTSWFRPASVAVTAVVVAWLAIVGVAQVWRLVRSTPRVPSDAALAFARQTARKGDVYVIPIDLEEFRLATGVPIVADWKTAPTQDTDLLEWYSRIERIKRFYAEHGAGACRHLSELQTAYAVTHVLLPAPAELSCAFARLVFRDRAFTVYALTPSFAD; encoded by the coding sequence GTGACCGATGCGGCCGTTCTCGATCGGAAGGAGGCCGTTGCAGCCGACCAACCTCCGTTGTCTCGATACGGCATCCTGCCGCTCGCGCTCGTGGCCGTGGTGTTCGCGCTCGCGTTCCAACAATCGCCGCTCTACACGCTCAACCAGAACGCCGCGTTCCTCCGCGGCCTCGCCAAAGGCGGCCTCGGTTTTCTGAGCGCGGATTGGGAAGTGCAGCGGCAGGAAGCGTTGCCGAGTTTCACGTGGCTCGTGACGGCAACGTATCGCGCGCACTTCGAGAACGCGTTCTATCTGTATTATCTGCCGCTGCTCGCGATCTACGCCTATGCGCTGTCCGAGCTCGTGCGGCGGCTGGTTGGCCTGCGCCGGTATTCGGCGCCGCATCTCCTCTTTCTCGCAACGTTCCTCGCGCTTCATTGTAGCCTCGCGTTCGAGCTTGCGAGTCCGTTCGGCCGCGCCAGCCGATTGTTGCATCCGGAAGGTCCGCTCCTCGCGGGTCTGGGCGGCATGTACGCGTTGGGCTCGTACTTTCAGCCGTCGTGCTTCGGCGTGCTGCTGTTCCTCTCGATGTTGTGTTTCGTCGAGAATCGACCGATGATCGCGGCCGCGGTTGCCGCCCTGACCGCGACGATTCATCCGACGTTCGGACTCAGCGCCGCGTTTCTCATTGCGACATACAGCGCGATCATTCTGCTCCGCGACCGGAATCTCGCTCGCGCACTGTGGGTAGGCGTGTGCGGCGCGGTATTGATGCTGCCGATCGCGGTCTACGTCTTGAACACCTTTGGCCCCTCGTCGAAGGAGCTCTGGGCGCAAGCGACCTACATCCTGGCATTCGTCCGCATTCCGCATCACGCGCGTCCCGCGGTGTGGTTCGGCTACAAGGCCGCCGCGCAGTGTCTCGTGATGGTTGGCGCGGTTTGGTTGCTGCGGCGTGACGTGCGCGGCCTGCTCCTGGCGATTCCGCTCGGACTGTCGCTGTGTCTGACCGCCATGGCGGCGATCGTCGACAAGCCGTGGTTCTCGCTGATGTTTCCGTGGCGCATCACCGCGTTCCTGCTTCCGCTATCCACGTGCGTCATTCTGGCGTGGCTCGCCGCATGGCTGGCGTCGCGACTCCAGCGGACGTCGTGGTTCAGGCCTGCGTCAGTCGCCGTGACCGCGGTCGTCGTCGCCTGGCTCGCCATCGTGGGTGTCGCGCAGGTGTGGCGTCTCGTTCGCTCGACGCCGCGCGTGCCGTCGGACGCAGCGCTCGCGTTCGCGCGGCAGACCGCGCGCAAGGGCGACGTCTACGTCATCCCGATCGATCTCGAGGAATTTCGCCTGGCGACGGGCGTCCCGATCGTCGCCGACTGGAAGACAGCGCCGACACAGGACACCGACCTGCTCGAATGGTATTCGCGCATCGAGCGCATCAAGCGATTCTATGCCGAGCACGGCGCCGGCGCCTGCCGACACTTGAGCGAACTGCAAACCGCCTATGCGGTGACCCATGTACTGCTGCCGGCGCCCGCCGAATTATCCTGCGCCTTTGCACGGCTCGTGTTTCGCGACCGCGCGTTCACGGTGTATGCGCTCACACCGTCATTTGCGGACTAG
- a CDS encoding class I SAM-dependent methyltransferase, with product MSTHESPIDLVRDYYTAALRTHGPVPRGVDWNDAASQSLRFEQLLKVCDPSREFALLDYGCGYGALGLYLSQHRWPARYSGYDVAPEMIAAAREQLVDVAHEELTSDASRVSAADYVVASGIFNVRLGVSDDAWRAHIDSTLERLDALSTRGFAFNMLTSYSDPGRMRSDLYYANPSEIFAACKQRFSKKVALLHDYDLYEFTILVRK from the coding sequence ATGAGCACGCACGAATCGCCAATCGATCTCGTTCGCGACTACTACACCGCGGCGTTGCGCACGCACGGCCCGGTGCCGCGCGGCGTGGATTGGAACGACGCGGCGTCGCAATCCCTGCGATTCGAGCAGTTGTTGAAGGTTTGCGACCCGAGCCGCGAGTTCGCTCTGCTCGACTACGGCTGCGGATACGGCGCGCTCGGCCTGTACCTCTCCCAGCACCGGTGGCCGGCGAGATATTCCGGCTACGACGTCGCTCCGGAGATGATCGCCGCGGCACGGGAGCAGCTCGTCGACGTGGCCCACGAAGAGTTGACGAGCGACGCGAGCCGCGTTTCCGCCGCCGACTACGTCGTGGCGAGCGGCATCTTCAACGTGCGCCTCGGCGTGTCCGACGACGCCTGGCGCGCGCATATCGACTCGACGCTGGAGCGTCTCGACGCGCTCTCGACGCGCGGGTTCGCGTTCAACATGCTGACCTCGTACAGCGATCCGGGGCGCATGCGAAGCGATTTGTACTACGCGAACCCGTCCGAGATCTTCGCCGCGTGCAAACAACGCTTCTCGAAGAAGGTGGCGCTGCTGCACGACTATGACCTCTACGAGTTCACCATTCTAGTCCGCAAATGA
- the tkt gene encoding transketolase, with protein sequence MPTSDLDLLCINTVRTLAMDAVQKAESGHPGTPMALAPIGYVLFTRTMRHDPADPHWTNRDRFVLSCGHASMLLYSCLYLTGYDLSLEDLKQFRQWESRTPGHPEYGYTPGVETTTGPLGQGIGNAVGMAVAEAHLAATFNKSGHDVIDHYTYFICSDGDLMEGISHEAASFAGHYKLGKLIGFYDDNHITIDGPTELTYTDDAGKRFEAYGWQVLHISDVNDLDAIEAALGEAQSDTERPTLIVTRTHIGYGSPNKQDTSKAHGEALGKDEVLLTKKNLGWPSMEPFFVPDEALAHWRKTKEKGAKLHADWDKQWSAYKTAFADDARDLERRLSGKRPEGWEKKIPSFTKENGNVASRAAFGAVLNATAELLPELVGGSADLTPSNNTSVKAWKNFSPEDYAARYVHFGIREHGMAAIMNGMAVHGGILPYGGTFLIFSDYMRPAVRLAAFMKQHVIYIYTHDSIGLGEDGPTHQPIEQLSALRAIPNMLLVRPADATETAVAWKFAVNYNGGPVALVLTRQKLGFIDRETYASAEGLERGGYVLADPPSGAEPKVVLMSSGSEVALILQAHQKLAEQGIPTRVVSMPSMDLFSRQSKDYRDSVLPPGSARIAIEAAHPMSWYEWIGGNGVVLGLERFGASAPYELIYEHLGITVQKVIDAAKGLAKGA encoded by the coding sequence ATGCCTACCAGCGATCTCGATCTGCTCTGCATCAATACTGTTCGCACGCTCGCGATGGATGCGGTGCAGAAAGCTGAATCCGGCCATCCCGGAACGCCAATGGCGCTCGCGCCGATCGGCTATGTGCTCTTCACGCGCACGATGCGCCACGATCCCGCCGATCCGCACTGGACGAATCGCGACCGCTTCGTGTTGTCGTGCGGCCACGCGTCGATGCTCCTCTACTCCTGTCTCTATCTCACGGGATACGACCTGAGCCTCGAGGACCTGAAGCAGTTCCGCCAGTGGGAGAGCCGCACGCCGGGGCATCCCGAGTATGGCTACACGCCCGGTGTCGAGACGACCACCGGCCCGCTCGGTCAGGGCATTGGCAACGCGGTCGGCATGGCGGTGGCCGAGGCGCACCTGGCGGCGACGTTCAACAAGTCGGGCCACGACGTCATCGACCATTACACGTACTTCATCTGCAGCGACGGCGATTTGATGGAAGGCATCTCGCACGAAGCGGCGTCGTTCGCGGGGCACTACAAGCTTGGAAAGCTGATCGGCTTTTACGACGACAATCACATCACGATCGACGGGCCGACGGAGCTCACCTACACCGACGACGCGGGCAAGCGGTTCGAGGCGTACGGGTGGCAGGTGCTGCACATCAGCGACGTCAACGATCTCGACGCGATCGAAGCCGCGCTCGGCGAAGCGCAGTCGGACACCGAGCGGCCGACGTTGATCGTGACGCGCACGCACATCGGCTACGGGAGCCCGAACAAGCAGGATACCTCGAAGGCGCACGGCGAGGCACTCGGCAAGGACGAGGTGCTGCTGACGAAGAAGAATCTCGGCTGGCCGAGCATGGAGCCGTTCTTCGTGCCGGATGAGGCGCTCGCGCATTGGCGGAAGACGAAGGAGAAGGGCGCGAAGCTGCATGCCGACTGGGACAAGCAGTGGAGCGCGTACAAGACGGCATTCGCGGACGACGCGCGCGATCTCGAGCGCCGGCTCTCGGGCAAGCGTCCCGAGGGTTGGGAGAAGAAGATTCCGTCGTTCACGAAGGAGAACGGCAACGTGGCGAGCCGCGCGGCGTTCGGCGCGGTGCTCAACGCAACGGCGGAGCTCTTGCCGGAGCTCGTCGGCGGCTCGGCCGATCTGACGCCGTCGAACAACACCTCCGTCAAGGCGTGGAAGAACTTCTCGCCCGAGGACTATGCCGCGCGCTATGTGCATTTTGGTATTAGAGAACATGGAATGGCGGCGATCATGAACGGCATGGCCGTGCACGGCGGCATTCTGCCGTACGGCGGCACGTTCCTGATTTTCTCCGATTACATGCGGCCGGCGGTGCGTCTGGCCGCGTTCATGAAGCAGCACGTGATTTACATCTACACGCATGATTCGATCGGGCTGGGCGAAGACGGCCCGACGCATCAACCGATCGAGCAGCTGTCGGCGCTGCGCGCCATTCCGAACATGTTGCTGGTGCGTCCCGCCGACGCCACGGAGACCGCGGTCGCGTGGAAGTTCGCGGTCAACTACAATGGTGGACCCGTCGCGCTCGTGCTCACGCGGCAGAAGCTCGGCTTCATCGACCGCGAGACGTATGCGTCGGCGGAAGGGTTGGAGCGCGGCGGCTACGTGCTCGCCGATCCGCCGAGCGGCGCCGAGCCGAAAGTGGTGCTGATGTCGTCGGGGTCCGAGGTCGCGCTGATACTCCAGGCGCACCAAAAGCTGGCCGAGCAAGGAATTCCGACGCGCGTGGTGAGCATGCCGAGCATGGATTTGTTCTCGCGGCAATCGAAGGACTATCGCGACTCGGTGCTTCCGCCGGGGTCGGCGCGCATCGCGATCGAGGCGGCGCATCCGATGTCGTGGTACGAGTGGATCGGCGGGAACGGGGTCGTGCTCGGGCTGGAGCGGTTCGGGGCGAGCGCGCCGTATGAGTTGATATATGAGCATCTTGGGATCACCGTCCAGAAGGTGATCGATGCGGCGAAGGGGCTGGCGAAGGGCGCGTAG